In the Lysinibacillus sp. PLM2 genome, one interval contains:
- the fliI gene encoding flagellum-specific ATP synthase, with translation MRASQLIDQIPNISTFKKFGKVTRVVGLMIESQGPDSSIGDVCKIHVHSPKNGHQIILAEVVGFKDEFVVLMPFTSIREISIGCLVEGTGRPLEIKVGPELIGKVLDSMGNPFDGSVLPRGLVTVQTEKEPPNPLTRPPINEQLEVGVKAIDGMLTVGTGQRVGIFAGSGVGKSTLLGMIARNTRADLNVIALIGERGREVREFIERDLGEEGLSRSIVVAATGDQPALMRIKGAFTATAIAEYFRDRGLNVMLMMDSVTRVAMAQREIGLATGEPPAQKGYTPSVFSILPKLLERTGTNLKGTITAFYTVLVDGDDMNEPIADTVRGILDGHIVLDRTLANKGQYPAINVLKSISRLMNHISTDEHVKAAERLRDLYYTYSKSEDLINIGAYKKGTSKEIDEAIFYEPLITQFLKQGYKDKVTLDETVKELIALSNGGGK, from the coding sequence ATGCGAGCGTCTCAATTAATTGACCAAATTCCCAATATATCAACTTTTAAAAAGTTCGGTAAGGTTACAAGAGTTGTTGGCTTAATGATTGAGTCACAAGGTCCAGATAGTTCCATAGGTGATGTTTGTAAAATACACGTTCATTCCCCTAAAAATGGACATCAAATCATACTAGCAGAAGTTGTAGGTTTCAAAGATGAATTTGTAGTTTTAATGCCCTTTACTTCTATTCGCGAAATTTCAATAGGCTGTTTAGTCGAAGGTACAGGCAGACCATTAGAAATAAAAGTCGGGCCGGAGTTAATAGGTAAAGTACTTGATTCTATGGGAAATCCATTTGATGGCTCTGTCTTGCCGAGGGGATTAGTAACTGTTCAGACCGAAAAAGAACCCCCTAATCCTCTTACTAGACCGCCGATTAATGAGCAACTAGAAGTTGGTGTAAAAGCAATAGATGGTATGTTAACAGTTGGAACAGGACAACGTGTTGGTATTTTTGCTGGTTCAGGTGTTGGGAAAAGTACTTTATTAGGTATGATTGCAAGAAATACACGAGCTGATCTAAATGTTATAGCATTAATTGGTGAACGTGGACGTGAAGTTCGGGAGTTTATCGAAAGAGATTTAGGCGAGGAAGGTTTAAGCCGTTCTATCGTTGTTGCTGCAACGGGTGATCAACCGGCACTTATGCGTATAAAAGGTGCATTTACTGCAACAGCAATTGCAGAATATTTTAGAGATCGTGGATTAAATGTCATGTTGATGATGGACTCTGTTACTCGTGTTGCAATGGCACAGCGTGAAATAGGTCTAGCTACAGGTGAGCCCCCTGCACAAAAAGGGTATACACCATCGGTATTTTCTATTTTGCCAAAGCTGTTAGAACGAACTGGTACAAATTTAAAAGGTACGATTACTGCCTTTTATACAGTTTTAGTTGATGGTGATGATATGAATGAACCGATAGCCGATACAGTAAGAGGGATATTGGATGGTCATATTGTGTTAGATAGAACCCTTGCTAATAAGGGGCAATACCCTGCTATTAATGTGTTAAAGAGTATCAGTCGCTTAATGAACCATATATCAACTGATGAGCATGTAAAAGCAGCAGAACGTCTGCGGGATCTATACTATACATACTCAAAGTCAGAGGACTTGATTAACATTGGTGCCTATAAAAAAGGCACTTCTAAAGAAATAGATGAGGCAATTTTTTACGAACCACTGATTACTCAATTTTTAAAACAGGGCTATAAAGATAAAGTCACATTGGATGAAACTGTGAAGGAACTTATAGCATTGTCGAATGGTGGTGGCAAATAA
- the fliJ gene encoding flagellar FliJ protein, which yields MLQYQYRFEKVLTIREQEKQQTEMAYKQAVNSFEEVATKLYELLKKKEELIEFQNDKLKIGATIDEIHHYAKFLGSLEHSITDMQQKVIQARTKMNWHEQKLVEKNLEVRKFEKMREKDFEAYKEEQDKLEMLRLDEISLLMYNKKEIR from the coding sequence ATGCTTCAATATCAGTATCGATTTGAAAAAGTATTAACAATCCGAGAACAAGAAAAACAGCAAACGGAGATGGCATATAAACAAGCTGTCAATTCTTTTGAAGAAGTTGCAACGAAATTATATGAATTATTGAAGAAGAAAGAAGAATTAATAGAATTTCAAAATGACAAATTAAAAATTGGCGCAACAATTGATGAAATCCATCATTATGCAAAATTTCTTGGAAGTCTTGAACATTCTATAACTGATATGCAACAAAAGGTTATTCAGGCACGAACAAAAATGAATTGGCACGAACAAAAATTAGTTGAAAAAAACTTGGAAGTACGTAAGTTTGAAAAAATGCGGGAAAAAGACTTCGAAGCATATAAAGAAGAGCAAGATAAGTTAGAAATGCTTAGACTTGATGAAATTTCTTTACTTATGTACAACAAGAAAGAAATCAGGTGA
- the flgE gene encoding flagellar hook protein FlgE gives MLRSMYSGISGLKNFQTKLDVIGNNISNVNTYGFKKGRVVFKDLISQTTAGASASTETRGGVNPKQVGLGSQIAAIDTIHSTGSLQTTARTLDLAISGDGFFQVADSTEGKAGFTNTQYTRAGNFYMDRDGYVVNSDGKYLVGYDATLTSATVPIMGLTTETLTFNNQSFTLLVNEDGEYVTDGATINPDDVDEAADLDGALVIVDGKLQSYDDADGFTQIQADYEDENGDAQLVDIEIDSSTGKLFVTIDNARYEVTGENTLVDEDGNVVDFTADDSPITSFTADIFDTIEETLIQTGTGTVYTSTLTEALRPIQIPTTAQSMSIAQDGTINFVDENGKLQVAGQIQLAKFPNTGGLEKAGSNYYKETSNSGQPVVGTATENGIGSIEAGFLEMSNVDLSEEFTEMIVTQRGFQANSRIITTSDEILQELVNLKR, from the coding sequence ATGTTACGTTCTATGTACTCTGGTATTTCAGGTTTAAAAAACTTCCAAACAAAACTTGACGTAATTGGGAATAACATCTCAAACGTGAACACTTATGGCTTCAAAAAAGGTCGTGTAGTATTTAAGGATTTAATCTCACAAACAACTGCAGGTGCATCAGCTTCGACTGAAACTCGTGGGGGTGTAAATCCAAAACAAGTAGGTCTAGGTTCTCAAATTGCTGCAATTGACACAATTCACTCTACAGGATCATTACAAACAACAGCTCGTACTCTTGACTTAGCGATTTCTGGTGATGGCTTCTTCCAAGTCGCAGATAGTACAGAAGGAAAAGCAGGATTTACTAATACGCAATATACACGCGCAGGAAACTTTTACATGGATCGAGATGGTTATGTAGTCAATTCTGACGGTAAATATCTCGTTGGTTATGATGCAACACTTACATCAGCTACTGTTCCAATTATGGGGTTAACTACAGAAACTCTTACATTTAATAACCAATCATTTACATTGTTAGTGAATGAAGATGGTGAGTATGTTACTGATGGGGCAACTATTAACCCAGATGATGTAGATGAAGCTGCTGACTTAGATGGAGCTCTTGTTATTGTCGATGGCAAACTTCAATCTTATGATGACGCTGACGGTTTTACGCAAATACAAGCAGATTACGAAGACGAAAATGGTGATGCACAATTAGTAGACATCGAGATTGATTCATCTACAGGTAAGCTTTTTGTAACGATTGATAATGCTCGATATGAAGTCACTGGTGAAAATACTCTAGTTGATGAAGATGGTAATGTTGTTGACTTTACAGCGGATGACAGTCCTATCACAAGCTTTACTGCTGATATATTTGATACTATCGAGGAAACATTAATCCAAACAGGTACAGGTACAGTTTATACATCAACATTAACTGAAGCTTTAAGACCTATCCAAATTCCAACAACTGCACAAAGTATGTCGATTGCTCAAGATGGTACAATTAACTTTGTTGATGAAAACGGGAAATTACAAGTGGCAGGACAAATCCAGTTAGCAAAATTCCCAAATACAGGTGGACTTGAAAAAGCAGGTAGTAACTATTACAAAGAAACGTCTAACTCAGGTCAACCAGTAGTTGGTACTGCTACAGAGAATGGTATTGGTTCGATCGAAGCTGGTTTCTTAGAAATGTCCAATGTTGACTTATCTGAAGAATTTACTGAAATGATTGTTACTCAACGTGGTTTCCAAGCCAACTCTCGTATTATTACAACATCTGATGAAATTCTTCAAGAGCTTGTAAACTTAAAACGTTAA
- the ylzI gene encoding hypothetical protein gives MIELTRLNGKPFSINAIYIETVESFPDTTITLTTGRKFIVLESAKEVRQKITSFYRDIQILSNPHLRGDEDEE, from the coding sequence ATGATAGAACTTACTCGATTAAACGGAAAACCATTCTCCATCAACGCTATATACATAGAAACAGTGGAATCATTTCCTGATACAACAATTACGCTTACAACTGGGCGCAAATTTATTGTTTTAGAAAGTGCAAAAGAGGTGCGTCAAAAAATAACAAGTTTTTATCGTGATATCCAAATACTATCAAACCCGCATCTACGAGGTGATGAAGATGAAGAATAA